A single Anomalospiza imberbis isolate Cuckoo-Finch-1a 21T00152 chromosome 15, ASM3175350v1, whole genome shotgun sequence DNA region contains:
- the P4HA2 gene encoding prolyl 4-hydroxylase subunit alpha-2 isoform X6, with amino-acid sequence MKPWLQLMFFPCVFLIWHTEAEFFTSIGQMTDLIYAEKDLVQSLQEYIRAEEKKLSQIKSWAEKMDILTSKSASDPEGYLAHPVNAYKLVKRLNTDWLELENLVLQDTTNGFIANLTIQRQFFPTEEDETGAAKALMRLQDTYKLDPETLSRGNLPGTKYKSPLTVGDCFGMGKTAYNDGDYYHTVLWMEQALKQHDEGEDTTVSKVEILDYLSYAVFQFGDLHRAMELTRRLISLDSTHERAGSNLRYFEKLLEKEREEKEKENSINKTVTTTEAVVQSGAYERPLDYLPERDIYEALCRGEGVKMTPRRQKRLFCRYHDGNRNPHLLIAPFKEEDEWDSPHIVRYYDVMSDEEIEKIKQLAKPRMSDVEAGGATVFPDFGAAIWPKKGTAVFWYNLFRSGEGDYRTRHAACPVLVGCKWVSNKWFHERGNEFLRPCGRTEVD; translated from the exons ATGAAACCCTGGCTGCAGTTGATGTTCTTCCCTTGTGTTTTCCTGATCTGGCACACAGAGGCAGAGTTCTTTACCTCCATAG GTCAAATGACAGACCTGATTTATGCAGAGAAGGACTTGGTACAGTCTTTACAGGAATATATCcgagcagaagagaaaaagctCTCTCAGATTAAAAG CTGGGCTGAAAAAATGGATATACTGACCAGCAAATCAGCCTCTGATCCAGAAGGGTATCTGGCACACCCTGTAAATGCATACAAGCTTGTGAAGCGTTTGAATACTGACTGGCTGGAATTGGAAAACCTGGTTCTTCAGGATACAACAAATG GCTTTATTGCAAACCTTACAATCCAGCGCCAGTTTTTTCCAACTGAAGAAGATGAGACTGGAGCGGCAAAGGCTCTGATGCGCCTGCAGGACACCTATAAACTAGATCCTGAAACCCTCTCTCGAGGGAACTTGCCAG gaacaaAATATAAATCCCCCCTGACAGTTGGTGACTGCTTTGGCATGGGGAAGACAGCCTACAACGACGGGGACTATTATCACACTGTGCTCTGGATGGAGCAGGCCTTAAAACAGCATGATGAGGGGGAGGATACAACAGTCAGCAAAGTAGAGATCCTAGATTATCTCAGCTATGCTGTTTTCCAGTTTGGGGATTTGCACAGAGCCATGGAGCTCACCAGGCGGCTGATATCCCTCG ATAGCACTCATGAGAGAGCAGGCAGTAATCTGCGGTACTTCgagaagctgctggagaaggaaagagaggagaaggagaaagaaaattcaaTAAACAAGACTGTGACAACCACAGAAGCTGTGGTGCAAAGTGGAGCCTATGAGAGGCCTCTTGACTACTTGCCAGAGCGTGATATCTATGAGGCCCTTTGCCGAGGTGAAGGGGTGAAAATG ACACCTCGAAGACAGAAAAGGCTGTTTTGTAGGTACCATGATGGAAACAGAAACCCTCACCTGCTCATAGCTCCCTTTAAAGAGGAAGATGAATGGGACAGTCCTCATATTGTGCGATACTATGATGTCATGTCTGATGAAGAAATTGAGAAAATTAAACAACTAGCTAAGCCAAGG ATGAGTGATGTAGAAGCTGGAGGAGCTACAgttttcccagattttggggCAGCAATATGGCCCAAGAAG GGAACAGCAGTGTTTTGGTACAATCTCTTCAGAAGTGGTGAGGGGGATTATAGAACAAGACACGCAGCTTGTCCAGTACTAGTAGGGTGTAAATGGG TTTCAAACAAATGGTTTCATGAAAGAGGAAATGAATTCTTAAGACCTTGTGGGAGAACAGAGGTTGACTGA
- the P4HA2 gene encoding prolyl 4-hydroxylase subunit alpha-2 isoform X7 — protein MKPWLQLMFFPCVFLIWHTEAEFFTSIGQMTDLIYAEKDLVQSLQEYIRAEEKKLSQIKSWAEKMDILTSKSASDPEGYLAHPVNAYKLVKRLNTDWLELENLVLQDTTNGFIANLTIQRQFFPTEEDETGAAKALMRLQDTYKLDPETLSRGNLPGTKYKSPLTVGDCFGMGKTAYNDGDYYHTVLWMEQALKQHDEGEDTTVSKVEILDYLSYAVFQFGDLHRAMELTRRLISLDSTHERAGSNLRYFEKLLEKEREEKEKENSINKTVTTTEAVVQSGAYERPLDYLPERDIYEALCRGEGVKMTPRRQKRLFCRYHDGNRNPHLLIAPFKEEDEWDSPHIVRYYDVMSDEEIEKIKQLAKPRLARATVRDPKTGVLTVASYRVSKSSWLEEDDDPVVAKVNQRMQQITGLTVKTAELLQVANYGMGGQYEPHFDFSRRPFDSTLKSEGNRLATFLNYKDEPDAFKRLGTGNRVATFLNYMSDVEAGGATVFPDFGAAIWPKKGTAVFWYNLFRSGEGDYRTRHAACPVLVGCKWVSNKWFHERGNEFLRPCGRTEVD, from the exons ATGAAACCCTGGCTGCAGTTGATGTTCTTCCCTTGTGTTTTCCTGATCTGGCACACAGAGGCAGAGTTCTTTACCTCCATAG GTCAAATGACAGACCTGATTTATGCAGAGAAGGACTTGGTACAGTCTTTACAGGAATATATCcgagcagaagagaaaaagctCTCTCAGATTAAAAG CTGGGCTGAAAAAATGGATATACTGACCAGCAAATCAGCCTCTGATCCAGAAGGGTATCTGGCACACCCTGTAAATGCATACAAGCTTGTGAAGCGTTTGAATACTGACTGGCTGGAATTGGAAAACCTGGTTCTTCAGGATACAACAAATG GCTTTATTGCAAACCTTACAATCCAGCGCCAGTTTTTTCCAACTGAAGAAGATGAGACTGGAGCGGCAAAGGCTCTGATGCGCCTGCAGGACACCTATAAACTAGATCCTGAAACCCTCTCTCGAGGGAACTTGCCAG gaacaaAATATAAATCCCCCCTGACAGTTGGTGACTGCTTTGGCATGGGGAAGACAGCCTACAACGACGGGGACTATTATCACACTGTGCTCTGGATGGAGCAGGCCTTAAAACAGCATGATGAGGGGGAGGATACAACAGTCAGCAAAGTAGAGATCCTAGATTATCTCAGCTATGCTGTTTTCCAGTTTGGGGATTTGCACAGAGCCATGGAGCTCACCAGGCGGCTGATATCCCTCG ATAGCACTCATGAGAGAGCAGGCAGTAATCTGCGGTACTTCgagaagctgctggagaaggaaagagaggagaaggagaaagaaaattcaaTAAACAAGACTGTGACAACCACAGAAGCTGTGGTGCAAAGTGGAGCCTATGAGAGGCCTCTTGACTACTTGCCAGAGCGTGATATCTATGAGGCCCTTTGCCGAGGTGAAGGGGTGAAAATG ACACCTCGAAGACAGAAAAGGCTGTTTTGTAGGTACCATGATGGAAACAGAAACCCTCACCTGCTCATAGCTCCCTTTAAAGAGGAAGATGAATGGGACAGTCCTCATATTGTGCGATACTATGATGTCATGTCTGATGAAGAAATTGAGAAAATTAAACAACTAGCTAAGCCAAGG CTGGCACGAGCCACAGTACGTGATCCCAAAACCGGTGTCCTTACAGTGGCTAGCTACAGGGTATCCAAGAG CTCATGGTTGGAGGAAGATGATGATCCTGTTGTGGCCAAGGTGAATCAGCGAATGCAGCAGATCACAGGGTTAACAGTGAAAACAGCTGAGCTCTTGCAG GTTGCCAACTATGGAATGGGAGGGCAGTACGAGCCACACTTTGATTTTTCTAGG CGACCCTTTGACAGCACACTCAAATCGGAAGGAAATAGGCTAGCGACGTTTCTTAACTAT AAAGATGAGCCAGATGCTTTCAAGCGGTTAGGGACTGGAAATCGTGTGGCCACTTTTTTAAACTAT ATGAGTGATGTAGAAGCTGGAGGAGCTACAgttttcccagattttggggCAGCAATATGGCCCAAGAAG GGAACAGCAGTGTTTTGGTACAATCTCTTCAGAAGTGGTGAGGGGGATTATAGAACAAGACACGCAGCTTGTCCAGTACTAGTAGGGTGTAAATGGG TTTCAAACAAATGGTTTCATGAAAGAGGAAATGAATTCTTAAGACCTTGTGGGAGAACAGAGGTTGACTGA
- the P4HA2 gene encoding prolyl 4-hydroxylase subunit alpha-2 isoform X3: protein MKPWLQLMFFPCVFLIWHTEAEFFTSIGQMTDLIYAEKDLVQSLQEYIRAEEKKLSQIKSWAEKMDILTSKSASDPEGYLAHPVNAYKLVKRLNTDWLELENLVLQDTTNGFIANLTIQRQFFPTEEDETGAAKALMRLQDTYKLDPETLSRGNLPGTKYKSPLTVGDCFGMGKTAYNDGDYYHTVLWMEQALKQHDEGEDTTVSKVEILDYLSYAVFQFGDLHRAMELTRRLISLDSTHERAGSNLRYFEKLLEKEREEKEKENSINKTVTTTEAVVQSGAYERPLDYLPERDIYEALCRGEGVKMTPRRQKRLFCRYHDGNRNPHLLIAPFKEEDEWDSPHIVRYYDVMSDEEIEKIKQLAKPRLARATVRDPKTGVLTVASYRVSKSSWLEEDDDPVVAKVNQRMQQITGLTVKTAELLQVANYGMGGQYEPHFDFSRMSDVEAGGATVFPDFGAAIWPKKGTAVFWYNLFRSGEGDYRTRHAACPVLVGCKWVSNKWFHERGNEFLRPCGRTEVD, encoded by the exons ATGAAACCCTGGCTGCAGTTGATGTTCTTCCCTTGTGTTTTCCTGATCTGGCACACAGAGGCAGAGTTCTTTACCTCCATAG GTCAAATGACAGACCTGATTTATGCAGAGAAGGACTTGGTACAGTCTTTACAGGAATATATCcgagcagaagagaaaaagctCTCTCAGATTAAAAG CTGGGCTGAAAAAATGGATATACTGACCAGCAAATCAGCCTCTGATCCAGAAGGGTATCTGGCACACCCTGTAAATGCATACAAGCTTGTGAAGCGTTTGAATACTGACTGGCTGGAATTGGAAAACCTGGTTCTTCAGGATACAACAAATG GCTTTATTGCAAACCTTACAATCCAGCGCCAGTTTTTTCCAACTGAAGAAGATGAGACTGGAGCGGCAAAGGCTCTGATGCGCCTGCAGGACACCTATAAACTAGATCCTGAAACCCTCTCTCGAGGGAACTTGCCAG gaacaaAATATAAATCCCCCCTGACAGTTGGTGACTGCTTTGGCATGGGGAAGACAGCCTACAACGACGGGGACTATTATCACACTGTGCTCTGGATGGAGCAGGCCTTAAAACAGCATGATGAGGGGGAGGATACAACAGTCAGCAAAGTAGAGATCCTAGATTATCTCAGCTATGCTGTTTTCCAGTTTGGGGATTTGCACAGAGCCATGGAGCTCACCAGGCGGCTGATATCCCTCG ATAGCACTCATGAGAGAGCAGGCAGTAATCTGCGGTACTTCgagaagctgctggagaaggaaagagaggagaaggagaaagaaaattcaaTAAACAAGACTGTGACAACCACAGAAGCTGTGGTGCAAAGTGGAGCCTATGAGAGGCCTCTTGACTACTTGCCAGAGCGTGATATCTATGAGGCCCTTTGCCGAGGTGAAGGGGTGAAAATG ACACCTCGAAGACAGAAAAGGCTGTTTTGTAGGTACCATGATGGAAACAGAAACCCTCACCTGCTCATAGCTCCCTTTAAAGAGGAAGATGAATGGGACAGTCCTCATATTGTGCGATACTATGATGTCATGTCTGATGAAGAAATTGAGAAAATTAAACAACTAGCTAAGCCAAGG CTGGCACGAGCCACAGTACGTGATCCCAAAACCGGTGTCCTTACAGTGGCTAGCTACAGGGTATCCAAGAG CTCATGGTTGGAGGAAGATGATGATCCTGTTGTGGCCAAGGTGAATCAGCGAATGCAGCAGATCACAGGGTTAACAGTGAAAACAGCTGAGCTCTTGCAG GTTGCCAACTATGGAATGGGAGGGCAGTACGAGCCACACTTTGATTTTTCTAGG ATGAGTGATGTAGAAGCTGGAGGAGCTACAgttttcccagattttggggCAGCAATATGGCCCAAGAAG GGAACAGCAGTGTTTTGGTACAATCTCTTCAGAAGTGGTGAGGGGGATTATAGAACAAGACACGCAGCTTGTCCAGTACTAGTAGGGTGTAAATGGG TTTCAAACAAATGGTTTCATGAAAGAGGAAATGAATTCTTAAGACCTTGTGGGAGAACAGAGGTTGACTGA
- the P4HA2 gene encoding prolyl 4-hydroxylase subunit alpha-2 isoform X1: MKPWLQLMFFPCVFLIWHTEAEFFTSIGQMTDLIYAEKDLVQSLQEYIRAEEKKLSQIKSWAEKMDILTSKSASDPEGYLAHPVNAYKLVKRLNTDWLELENLVLQDTTNGFIANLTIQRQFFPTEEDETGAAKALMRLQDTYKLDPETLSRGNLPGTKYKSPLTVGDCFGMGKTAYNDGDYYHTVLWMEQALKQHDEGEDTTVSKVEILDYLSYAVFQFGDLHRAMELTRRLISLDSTHERAGSNLRYFEKLLEKEREEKEKENSINKTVTTTEAVVQSGAYERPLDYLPERDIYEALCRGEGVKMTPRRQKRLFCRYHDGNRNPHLLIAPFKEEDEWDSPHIVRYYDVMSDEEIEKIKQLAKPRLARATVRDPKTGVLTVASYRVSKSSWLEEDDDPVVAKVNQRMQQITGLTVKTAELLQVANYGMGGQYEPHFDFSRKDEPDAFKRLGTGNRVATFLNYMSDVEAGGATVFPDFGAAIWPKKGTAVFWYNLFRSGEGDYRTRHAACPVLVGCKWVSNKWFHERGNEFLRPCGRTEVD, translated from the exons ATGAAACCCTGGCTGCAGTTGATGTTCTTCCCTTGTGTTTTCCTGATCTGGCACACAGAGGCAGAGTTCTTTACCTCCATAG GTCAAATGACAGACCTGATTTATGCAGAGAAGGACTTGGTACAGTCTTTACAGGAATATATCcgagcagaagagaaaaagctCTCTCAGATTAAAAG CTGGGCTGAAAAAATGGATATACTGACCAGCAAATCAGCCTCTGATCCAGAAGGGTATCTGGCACACCCTGTAAATGCATACAAGCTTGTGAAGCGTTTGAATACTGACTGGCTGGAATTGGAAAACCTGGTTCTTCAGGATACAACAAATG GCTTTATTGCAAACCTTACAATCCAGCGCCAGTTTTTTCCAACTGAAGAAGATGAGACTGGAGCGGCAAAGGCTCTGATGCGCCTGCAGGACACCTATAAACTAGATCCTGAAACCCTCTCTCGAGGGAACTTGCCAG gaacaaAATATAAATCCCCCCTGACAGTTGGTGACTGCTTTGGCATGGGGAAGACAGCCTACAACGACGGGGACTATTATCACACTGTGCTCTGGATGGAGCAGGCCTTAAAACAGCATGATGAGGGGGAGGATACAACAGTCAGCAAAGTAGAGATCCTAGATTATCTCAGCTATGCTGTTTTCCAGTTTGGGGATTTGCACAGAGCCATGGAGCTCACCAGGCGGCTGATATCCCTCG ATAGCACTCATGAGAGAGCAGGCAGTAATCTGCGGTACTTCgagaagctgctggagaaggaaagagaggagaaggagaaagaaaattcaaTAAACAAGACTGTGACAACCACAGAAGCTGTGGTGCAAAGTGGAGCCTATGAGAGGCCTCTTGACTACTTGCCAGAGCGTGATATCTATGAGGCCCTTTGCCGAGGTGAAGGGGTGAAAATG ACACCTCGAAGACAGAAAAGGCTGTTTTGTAGGTACCATGATGGAAACAGAAACCCTCACCTGCTCATAGCTCCCTTTAAAGAGGAAGATGAATGGGACAGTCCTCATATTGTGCGATACTATGATGTCATGTCTGATGAAGAAATTGAGAAAATTAAACAACTAGCTAAGCCAAGG CTGGCACGAGCCACAGTACGTGATCCCAAAACCGGTGTCCTTACAGTGGCTAGCTACAGGGTATCCAAGAG CTCATGGTTGGAGGAAGATGATGATCCTGTTGTGGCCAAGGTGAATCAGCGAATGCAGCAGATCACAGGGTTAACAGTGAAAACAGCTGAGCTCTTGCAG GTTGCCAACTATGGAATGGGAGGGCAGTACGAGCCACACTTTGATTTTTCTAGG AAAGATGAGCCAGATGCTTTCAAGCGGTTAGGGACTGGAAATCGTGTGGCCACTTTTTTAAACTAT ATGAGTGATGTAGAAGCTGGAGGAGCTACAgttttcccagattttggggCAGCAATATGGCCCAAGAAG GGAACAGCAGTGTTTTGGTACAATCTCTTCAGAAGTGGTGAGGGGGATTATAGAACAAGACACGCAGCTTGTCCAGTACTAGTAGGGTGTAAATGGG TTTCAAACAAATGGTTTCATGAAAGAGGAAATGAATTCTTAAGACCTTGTGGGAGAACAGAGGTTGACTGA
- the P4HA2 gene encoding prolyl 4-hydroxylase subunit alpha-2 isoform X2, which translates to MKPWLQLMFFPCVFLIWHTEAEFFTSIGQMTDLIYAEKDLVQSLQEYIRAEEKKLSQIKSWAEKMDILTSKSASDPEGYLAHPVNAYKLVKRLNTDWLELENLVLQDTTNGFIANLTIQRQFFPTEEDETGAAKALMRLQDTYKLDPETLSRGNLPGTKYKSPLTVGDCFGMGKTAYNDGDYYHTVLWMEQALKQHDEGEDTTVSKVEILDYLSYAVFQFGDLHRAMELTRRLISLDSTHERAGSNLRYFEKLLEKEREEKEKENSINKTVTTTEAVVQSGAYERPLDYLPERDIYEALCRGEGVKMTPRRQKRLFCRYHDGNRNPHLLIAPFKEEDEWDSPHIVRYYDVMSDEEIEKIKQLAKPRLARATVRDPKTGVLTVASYRVSKSSWLEEDDDPVVAKVNQRMQQITGLTVKTAELLQVANYGMGGQYEPHFDFSRRPFDSTLKSEGNRLATFLNYMSDVEAGGATVFPDFGAAIWPKKGTAVFWYNLFRSGEGDYRTRHAACPVLVGCKWVSNKWFHERGNEFLRPCGRTEVD; encoded by the exons ATGAAACCCTGGCTGCAGTTGATGTTCTTCCCTTGTGTTTTCCTGATCTGGCACACAGAGGCAGAGTTCTTTACCTCCATAG GTCAAATGACAGACCTGATTTATGCAGAGAAGGACTTGGTACAGTCTTTACAGGAATATATCcgagcagaagagaaaaagctCTCTCAGATTAAAAG CTGGGCTGAAAAAATGGATATACTGACCAGCAAATCAGCCTCTGATCCAGAAGGGTATCTGGCACACCCTGTAAATGCATACAAGCTTGTGAAGCGTTTGAATACTGACTGGCTGGAATTGGAAAACCTGGTTCTTCAGGATACAACAAATG GCTTTATTGCAAACCTTACAATCCAGCGCCAGTTTTTTCCAACTGAAGAAGATGAGACTGGAGCGGCAAAGGCTCTGATGCGCCTGCAGGACACCTATAAACTAGATCCTGAAACCCTCTCTCGAGGGAACTTGCCAG gaacaaAATATAAATCCCCCCTGACAGTTGGTGACTGCTTTGGCATGGGGAAGACAGCCTACAACGACGGGGACTATTATCACACTGTGCTCTGGATGGAGCAGGCCTTAAAACAGCATGATGAGGGGGAGGATACAACAGTCAGCAAAGTAGAGATCCTAGATTATCTCAGCTATGCTGTTTTCCAGTTTGGGGATTTGCACAGAGCCATGGAGCTCACCAGGCGGCTGATATCCCTCG ATAGCACTCATGAGAGAGCAGGCAGTAATCTGCGGTACTTCgagaagctgctggagaaggaaagagaggagaaggagaaagaaaattcaaTAAACAAGACTGTGACAACCACAGAAGCTGTGGTGCAAAGTGGAGCCTATGAGAGGCCTCTTGACTACTTGCCAGAGCGTGATATCTATGAGGCCCTTTGCCGAGGTGAAGGGGTGAAAATG ACACCTCGAAGACAGAAAAGGCTGTTTTGTAGGTACCATGATGGAAACAGAAACCCTCACCTGCTCATAGCTCCCTTTAAAGAGGAAGATGAATGGGACAGTCCTCATATTGTGCGATACTATGATGTCATGTCTGATGAAGAAATTGAGAAAATTAAACAACTAGCTAAGCCAAGG CTGGCACGAGCCACAGTACGTGATCCCAAAACCGGTGTCCTTACAGTGGCTAGCTACAGGGTATCCAAGAG CTCATGGTTGGAGGAAGATGATGATCCTGTTGTGGCCAAGGTGAATCAGCGAATGCAGCAGATCACAGGGTTAACAGTGAAAACAGCTGAGCTCTTGCAG GTTGCCAACTATGGAATGGGAGGGCAGTACGAGCCACACTTTGATTTTTCTAGG CGACCCTTTGACAGCACACTCAAATCGGAAGGAAATAGGCTAGCGACGTTTCTTAACTAT ATGAGTGATGTAGAAGCTGGAGGAGCTACAgttttcccagattttggggCAGCAATATGGCCCAAGAAG GGAACAGCAGTGTTTTGGTACAATCTCTTCAGAAGTGGTGAGGGGGATTATAGAACAAGACACGCAGCTTGTCCAGTACTAGTAGGGTGTAAATGGG TTTCAAACAAATGGTTTCATGAAAGAGGAAATGAATTCTTAAGACCTTGTGGGAGAACAGAGGTTGACTGA
- the P4HA2 gene encoding prolyl 4-hydroxylase subunit alpha-2 isoform X5: MKPWLQLMFFPCVFLIWHTEAEFFTSIGQMTDLIYAEKDLVQSLQEYIRAEEKKLSQIKSWAEKMDILTSKSASDPEGYLAHPVNAYKLVKRLNTDWLELENLVLQDTTNGFIANLTIQRQFFPTEEDETGAAKALMRLQDTYKLDPETLSRGNLPGTKYKSPLTVGDCFGMGKTAYNDGDYYHTVLWMEQALKQHDEGEDTTVSKVEILDYLSYAVFQFGDLHRAMELTRRLISLDSTHERAGSNLRYFEKLLEKEREEKEKENSINKTVTTTEAVVQSGAYERPLDYLPERDIYEALCRGEGVKMTPRRQKRLFCRYHDGNRNPHLLIAPFKEEDEWDSPHIVRYYDVMSDEEIEKIKQLAKPRLARATVRDPKTGVLTVASYRVSKSSWLEEDDDPVVAKVNQRMQQITGLTVKTAELLQMSDVEAGGATVFPDFGAAIWPKKGTAVFWYNLFRSGEGDYRTRHAACPVLVGCKWVSNKWFHERGNEFLRPCGRTEVD; the protein is encoded by the exons ATGAAACCCTGGCTGCAGTTGATGTTCTTCCCTTGTGTTTTCCTGATCTGGCACACAGAGGCAGAGTTCTTTACCTCCATAG GTCAAATGACAGACCTGATTTATGCAGAGAAGGACTTGGTACAGTCTTTACAGGAATATATCcgagcagaagagaaaaagctCTCTCAGATTAAAAG CTGGGCTGAAAAAATGGATATACTGACCAGCAAATCAGCCTCTGATCCAGAAGGGTATCTGGCACACCCTGTAAATGCATACAAGCTTGTGAAGCGTTTGAATACTGACTGGCTGGAATTGGAAAACCTGGTTCTTCAGGATACAACAAATG GCTTTATTGCAAACCTTACAATCCAGCGCCAGTTTTTTCCAACTGAAGAAGATGAGACTGGAGCGGCAAAGGCTCTGATGCGCCTGCAGGACACCTATAAACTAGATCCTGAAACCCTCTCTCGAGGGAACTTGCCAG gaacaaAATATAAATCCCCCCTGACAGTTGGTGACTGCTTTGGCATGGGGAAGACAGCCTACAACGACGGGGACTATTATCACACTGTGCTCTGGATGGAGCAGGCCTTAAAACAGCATGATGAGGGGGAGGATACAACAGTCAGCAAAGTAGAGATCCTAGATTATCTCAGCTATGCTGTTTTCCAGTTTGGGGATTTGCACAGAGCCATGGAGCTCACCAGGCGGCTGATATCCCTCG ATAGCACTCATGAGAGAGCAGGCAGTAATCTGCGGTACTTCgagaagctgctggagaaggaaagagaggagaaggagaaagaaaattcaaTAAACAAGACTGTGACAACCACAGAAGCTGTGGTGCAAAGTGGAGCCTATGAGAGGCCTCTTGACTACTTGCCAGAGCGTGATATCTATGAGGCCCTTTGCCGAGGTGAAGGGGTGAAAATG ACACCTCGAAGACAGAAAAGGCTGTTTTGTAGGTACCATGATGGAAACAGAAACCCTCACCTGCTCATAGCTCCCTTTAAAGAGGAAGATGAATGGGACAGTCCTCATATTGTGCGATACTATGATGTCATGTCTGATGAAGAAATTGAGAAAATTAAACAACTAGCTAAGCCAAGG CTGGCACGAGCCACAGTACGTGATCCCAAAACCGGTGTCCTTACAGTGGCTAGCTACAGGGTATCCAAGAG CTCATGGTTGGAGGAAGATGATGATCCTGTTGTGGCCAAGGTGAATCAGCGAATGCAGCAGATCACAGGGTTAACAGTGAAAACAGCTGAGCTCTTGCAG ATGAGTGATGTAGAAGCTGGAGGAGCTACAgttttcccagattttggggCAGCAATATGGCCCAAGAAG GGAACAGCAGTGTTTTGGTACAATCTCTTCAGAAGTGGTGAGGGGGATTATAGAACAAGACACGCAGCTTGTCCAGTACTAGTAGGGTGTAAATGGG TTTCAAACAAATGGTTTCATGAAAGAGGAAATGAATTCTTAAGACCTTGTGGGAGAACAGAGGTTGACTGA